Proteins from one Mucilaginibacter jinjuensis genomic window:
- a CDS encoding thiamine phosphate synthase has protein sequence MRKYISRFHYLTQDLPNRSHIEQVQIACENGANWIQYRCLTKPEDELIEEIHHIASICDDWGATLILTNHYHLLDRVDAQGVHIEDPDADFATIREVITDEKTLGASAYSQEQILALQNTDVVDYCGYGPFASTTTRNHDKPLLGFNGYRELETLRLNIPVIAVGGIKLTDVEPLLSTGTIDGIAVSSAINLAPDMASAVKAFYREIH, from the coding sequence ATGAGAAAATACATATCCCGCTTCCATTACCTTACCCAGGATTTGCCCAATCGTTCGCATATTGAGCAGGTGCAGATTGCCTGCGAGAATGGGGCTAACTGGATCCAGTACCGTTGCCTAACCAAACCGGAAGATGAGTTGATTGAAGAGATTCATCACATCGCATCCATTTGTGATGATTGGGGGGCTACGCTGATTCTCACCAATCACTATCATTTATTAGACCGGGTTGATGCCCAAGGCGTACATATTGAAGACCCGGATGCTGATTTTGCTACCATCCGCGAAGTGATAACGGATGAGAAAACATTAGGTGCATCGGCTTATAGTCAGGAACAGATTTTAGCTTTACAAAATACCGATGTTGTTGATTACTGCGGATATGGTCCATTTGCCAGCACTACCACCAGAAACCACGATAAACCCTTACTGGGCTTCAATGGCTATCGTGAACTGGAAACGTTGAGGCTAAATATTCCGGTAATTGCTGTAGGTGGCATCAAATTAACAGATGTTGAACCCTTATTAAGTACCGGGACTATTGATGGCATCGCCGTATCATCGGCCATTAACTTAGCGCCCGATATGGCCAGTGCCGTAAAAGCTTTTTACCGGGAGATACATTAG
- a CDS encoding acyltransferase: MSVPKPQNIGWISNLRFVSLIAVVMLHASAVLLSLYGKVPLGDWFTADVFNALVRFAVPVFVMITGALNLGKDYELGDFLKKRLSRIVTPFLFWSLIFIGYSWYNEEISFDNDTWANIKLVLHQLKFGSSYHLWYVYMLIGLYLFMPVINKFIKAATEREIQYFLALWLVIMLLEQPYLSRFKPAVEFRYFEGYLGYLVLGYYLANKEFQQKHLKPLMLLAFVVLVAVISVGTYLVTLHNYTTTVFYEPLGPFIVCLSASIFIFFKQSSIALPGFLVTIRDFTGKYAYGVYLCHALFLYLLDLWGNISYKLYAPVISIPLTAVLCVMLSVFTIWLLNKVPFVGKYIAG, from the coding sequence ATGTCAGTCCCCAAACCTCAAAATATCGGGTGGATTAGTAACCTGCGCTTCGTATCATTAATTGCCGTGGTAATGCTGCATGCAAGTGCCGTACTGCTATCGCTATACGGGAAAGTACCACTGGGCGATTGGTTTACGGCAGATGTGTTTAACGCCTTAGTGCGTTTTGCAGTACCGGTTTTTGTGATGATTACCGGGGCACTTAATCTTGGCAAGGATTATGAACTGGGCGATTTCCTAAAAAAGCGATTAAGCCGCATAGTTACCCCCTTTTTATTCTGGAGCTTAATTTTTATCGGCTACTCCTGGTATAATGAAGAGATCAGCTTTGATAACGATACCTGGGCTAACATAAAACTGGTATTACACCAGCTGAAATTTGGCAGCTCTTACCATTTATGGTATGTGTACATGTTAATTGGCCTGTATCTGTTTATGCCGGTTATCAACAAGTTCATAAAAGCGGCTACCGAGCGCGAGATTCAATATTTTTTAGCGTTATGGCTGGTGATTATGTTACTCGAACAACCTTATCTATCGCGCTTTAAGCCAGCTGTTGAGTTCCGTTACTTCGAGGGTTATTTGGGTTATTTAGTTTTAGGGTATTACCTGGCGAATAAAGAGTTTCAGCAAAAGCATTTAAAACCGTTAATGCTGTTGGCCTTTGTGGTTTTGGTAGCTGTTATTTCAGTCGGCACTTATTTAGTTACGTTACATAATTATACCACCACGGTGTTTTACGAACCGCTTGGCCCGTTTATAGTGTGCTTATCGGCAAGCATTTTTATCTTCTTCAAACAAAGTTCAATTGCACTGCCCGGATTTCTGGTAACCATCCGCGATTTTACAGGCAAGTATGCTTACGGCGTTTACCTGTGCCACGCTTTGTTTTTGTACCTGCTCGATTTATGGGGAAACATTAGTTATAAGCTTTACGCACCTGTAATTAGTATACCGCTTACGGCTGTGTTGTGCGTTATGCTTTCGGTATTTACGATATGGTTGCTGAATAAGGTGCCTTTTGTGGGTAAGTATATTGCGGGGTAA